A region from the Gavia stellata isolate bGavSte3 chromosome 2, bGavSte3.hap2, whole genome shotgun sequence genome encodes:
- the ATF3 gene encoding cyclic AMP-dependent transcription factor ATF-3 isoform X2: MMVQHSGQVSALEEELRFAIQHKRQSHRMSSTLDTVTVSERPIETSIMKTEFSPEEDERKKRRRERNKIAAAKCRNKKKEKTECLQKESEKLETINAELKAQIEELKNEKQHLIYMLNLHRPTCIVRAQNGRTPEDERNLFIQQIKEGTLQG; encoded by the exons ATGATGGTCCAACACTCAGGCCAGGTATCTGCATTAGAA G AGGAACTGAGGTTCGCCATTCAGCATAAGCGTCAGTCCCACAGGATGTCTTCTACATTGGACACAGTGACAGTTTCTGAAAGGCCAATTGAAACATCAATCATGAAAACAGAG TTTTCTCCTGAAgaggatgaaagaaaaaagcgaagaagggaaaggaacaAAATTGCTGCTGCAAAGTGCcgaaacaaaaagaaggaaaaaacagaatgtTTGCAGAAA GAATCAGAAAAGCTGGAAACTATCAATGCAGAATTAAAAGCCCAGATCGAAGAGCTAAAGAATGAGAAGCAGCATTTGATATACATGCTAAATCTCCACAGGCCCACTTGTATAGTTCGGGCACAAAACGGAAGGACACCTGAAGATGAAAGGAATCTTTTTATTCAACAGATCAAAGAAGGCACATTACAGGGTTAA
- the ATF3 gene encoding cyclic AMP-dependent transcription factor ATF-3 isoform X1 — translation MMVQHSGQVSALEVSASAIVPTLSPAGSLGFDDFTNLTPLVKEELRFAIQHKRQSHRMSSTLDTVTVSERPIETSIMKTEFSPEEDERKKRRRERNKIAAAKCRNKKKEKTECLQKESEKLETINAELKAQIEELKNEKQHLIYMLNLHRPTCIVRAQNGRTPEDERNLFIQQIKEGTLQG, via the exons ATGATGGTCCAACACTCAGGCCAGGTATCTGCATTAGAAGTCAGCGCCTCCGCAATTGTTCCCACTTTGTCCCCTGCAGGGTCACTGGGGTTTGATGATTTCACAAATTTAACCCCACTGGTGAAAGAGGAACTGAGGTTCGCCATTCAGCATAAGCGTCAGTCCCACAGGATGTCTTCTACATTGGACACAGTGACAGTTTCTGAAAGGCCAATTGAAACATCAATCATGAAAACAGAG TTTTCTCCTGAAgaggatgaaagaaaaaagcgaagaagggaaaggaacaAAATTGCTGCTGCAAAGTGCcgaaacaaaaagaaggaaaaaacagaatgtTTGCAGAAA GAATCAGAAAAGCTGGAAACTATCAATGCAGAATTAAAAGCCCAGATCGAAGAGCTAAAGAATGAGAAGCAGCATTTGATATACATGCTAAATCTCCACAGGCCCACTTGTATAGTTCGGGCACAAAACGGAAGGACACCTGAAGATGAAAGGAATCTTTTTATTCAACAGATCAAAGAAGGCACATTACAGGGTTAA